In Setaria italica strain Yugu1 chromosome IX, Setaria_italica_v2.0, whole genome shotgun sequence, the genomic stretch GAAGTGCCAGAGAGTGGAGATCCTCGCGCGCTTTGCAGAACACAAGGAGATGTTATGAAGGGAGGTGAGTCAGTCAGGAGGATGCAACGCGAGACAGAATGCAAGTTTAATGAGATGCAGCCATCCTACAGATGACTACACATATGGCATGGTCTAAGCTGAAGTTATCTAAAACTTGAACAGTACTAACCTACATGCCCTGCCTGACATGAACTACAGAAGCAAGGATTATGTAGGCTATTGCTACTGGTCAATGATGGGTACCAAGGATGCAAATGACTATCTAATGCCTAAAAACCAACACCTAAAAGGAACATTGGATACTAAAAGGTGACTACAAGGTAAGCTATAAAGGTGACTCATAAACTGCAGTGGCCTCATGCATCTCCACCAATCTCAACCACCACCACATCCTTCACTGCAGTTTCATACTGCCTAACCTTCTAGCTGTGCTTGCTAACCACCTACAGCACTCCTGTTGATGAACAACCACCGTCAGGTGCACGGTGGTTATTCTCAGCTACCCTATACAGACCTTAACCTATGTACACAGAACTGCTGACCCGCCATTCAGTGATCCTCAATTTTCAAGTGAAGGATCCTCCTCAGATTCTCTGTCGCAATGGCAGCATCATTACCACTAAAGAAGCTAACAGCTGAGCTGGCAGTCGGAGAGGAAGGTGCTGACTTGGCATGCACAGGCACCTCTTCTTCGTCGGACCGGTCAGCAGGTGGAAACTCAAGTGAGACGCTACGCTTCTGGTGGAGGGAGAACTTGGGTATCGGCAGAGAGCTGGGAGGTGGTGAGTTGGAGAACGCTGGACCAGCCCAGAGCTCAGGGCGAGAGGGAGGGGATGTCGAAGGGCTTATAGAGATTGCTCTGCTGCGCTTTTTCCCGTGGCGCAGCTGCTGCTTCGGTGTCTTAGGCTCAGGGGAGGAGCGGGTCCGTGCCACCCCAGGTGCGGGAGGGGACGGCAGGATGCCAATGGTGATGCCGGAGTGGAAGGCGCGGCAGTTGCCGGCTTGGAAGCCGCGCACGGGCTGTGGCGAGGAGAAATGGGGCGACGCTGATGATGCCTTCTTCCGGCGACCAGGGGCGTGGTGGAGCTGGTGGCCGCGCTGCTCCGAGATGACAAGAGTCTCCATGGGTCGAGGTGCAGATGCTCTGACTGAGACAGCTTAAGCCCTAGTGCCAAAAGGGGGGGAAAATCAAACACATAAGCATATCAGACACTACATTTTAATGGCAGAACAAGGAAGCACTAACAAAATCTGAGCAGAAATCGAAATTTGAGGATGTAATGGGCAACGCAGTGAATCATAGTGCAGAAATGGTTGCTTCAAGTGTACAGGTCGCCAAATCAAAACATAAAAAACAGAGACATGGATCTACTGGTGGATACCTTCCAGATCTAGAGCCGACGAACAGATCGAGCCCCAGACAGAGCACTGATGGCGTCCCTCCTCACACGATCACCTCCACGCTTCTCTCCTCCGTTCCAAACCAGACCCACAGGGAACCGCGAGCAGACACTGCATCGGCACCACCAGCGATCAATCAAACCCTCTCCCAAATGAAAACCCTCAAATCAGCGCGCGTATGCCAGCTCCAGCCTCCAGGCCCCCCAACTCACCAAATCGACCGCCACAACCAGCGGGAATCTCCGAGAAAACCACCCGCTGGgccggagggaggcggcggaaggATCGATCCGCGCGCGATTGGGCGGATCTGGGACGAGATCGCGCTCGCGGCGCAGGGAGGTGGACGACGATTAGGTGGCGGTGGTTGGGGTTAGTGGTGTGGAAGGAAGGAACTAGCCTAACGCGGTGAGAGAGCTACACGACGACGGACTCGAAACGGCCGGCCCAGAGCCGGGTTTAATAGGGTCCGGGTGGAGTCCGTGCGCCTCGCACGGGGGTCGTGCGCCACGCAACGTTCCTTTGGGCCTTTGGGGGCATCTGGACCGGGCTGCACGGGATTTTccgagcgggggtgggggcATCGGCCGTTGGATCTTGGCTGTCGGCGCCGGCGGACGGTGATCCGGGGGACGCGTGGTGGGGAGGTGACGTATGCGTGTGTTGTGGATAAGGGAGGCGTGGAGCGGGAGACTGGGCTCAGGGATTGGGGTTATCTACTGAAAGATGCCCCTGGGCCTCTGTAACCGTCGGGCTTGAAGGCCCTGTC encodes the following:
- the LOC101763668 gene encoding formin-like protein 6; this encodes METLVISEQRGHQLHHAPGRRKKASSASPHFSSPQPVRGFQAGNCRAFHSGITIGILPSPPAPGVARTRSSPEPKTPKQQLRHGKKRSRAISISPSTSPPSRPELWAGPAFSNSPPPSSLPIPKFSLHQKRSVSLEFPPADRSDEEEVPVHAKSAPSSPTASSAVSFFSGNDAAIATENLRRILHLKIEDH